The Polymorphobacter megasporae genome window below encodes:
- a CDS encoding PEPxxWA-CTERM sorting domain-containing protein, translating to MKPILTAVISVLAGFAALPANAVTYDANASFTATSATSGPFTFGSLSGGVFTAYPTGGTCLFANTTCLTAGDYLGVYQSSDGAAHQSGTALIPATGLVLHPGAADQLSVIMFTAPKTAIYTIKLAAYQADVDARTQTVGLVSGTSTYTVTTLSPSNPSLSISGKALLTAGQQVGVFVGNDGQYFFDATGVGFSASVPEPASWALMITGFGMVGVAARRRTTAVAA from the coding sequence GTGAAGCCTATCCTGACCGCCGTCATTTCTGTCCTCGCCGGCTTTGCCGCACTCCCCGCCAACGCCGTAACCTACGACGCCAATGCGTCGTTTACAGCAACGTCGGCGACCTCGGGGCCCTTCACCTTTGGCAGCCTCAGCGGGGGTGTCTTCACCGCCTATCCGACCGGCGGCACCTGCCTGTTCGCGAACACGACGTGCCTGACCGCGGGCGACTATCTCGGCGTCTACCAGTCGAGCGATGGTGCCGCGCACCAGTCCGGCACCGCACTGATCCCGGCGACGGGCCTCGTGCTTCATCCCGGCGCCGCCGACCAGCTGTCGGTCATCATGTTCACCGCGCCGAAGACCGCTATCTACACGATCAAGCTGGCCGCGTATCAGGCCGACGTCGACGCCCGCACGCAGACTGTCGGGCTGGTTTCGGGCACGTCGACATACACGGTCACGACCTTGTCGCCGTCGAACCCGAGCCTGTCGATATCGGGTAAGGCGCTGCTCACCGCCGGCCAGCAGGTCGGCGTGTTTGTCGGCAACGACGGCCAGTATTTCTTCGACGCGACGGGCGTCGGCTTCAGCGCTTCGGTACCCGAGCCCGCCAGCTGGGCGCTGATGATCACCGGCTTCGGCATGGTCGGCGTCGCCGCGCGCCGTCGCACGACCGCCGTCGCCGCCTGA
- the recJ gene encoding single-stranded-DNA-specific exonuclease RecJ, which produces MSHVFNVTASVLGQPWQWRGGIAPGSGAAGGIDDLVEQLFRARGAAAVDLDRLRSAKLRDWLPDPSIFRDMDAAAARIAAAIRAAEPVVVFGDYDVDGATSAALLIRLIRDCGGIASAYIPDRLLEGYGPSPAAMVALAGTGATLIVTVDCGTQGFDALAAAKAAGVEVIVVDHHQASTALPPAVAVVNPNRLDETEGAAFGHLAAVGMAFIVAVAVVRTLRADGWFIDRTAPNLLDLLDLVALGTVADVVPLTGLNRAFVAQGLKVMGARRNLGLAALSAVAGIERAPLARDLGFALGPRINAGGRVGKSDLGVRLLTTLDPDEAATLAAELDRLNVERRAIEAAVTDEAALLTDRTGNAAVAVIASGGWHPGVIGIVASRLKDKLKRPVIVIALEAGPDGGMIGKGSGRSVPGVDLGGAILAAKDMGLLIAGGGHAMAAGLTIDAARIDELAVFLDERLGGDVGRSSGGRALFVDAALSPRGVCIELTEVLDVGGPYGQGWPAPRVASGPWRVAKVDIVGDNHVRAILTGGDGARIKAMAFRSGDTPLGLALASAAGRWCFVSGRVQRDDWGRTPAAELHLDDLAWVD; this is translated from the coding sequence ATGTCGCATGTCTTCAACGTCACCGCCTCGGTCCTCGGCCAGCCGTGGCAGTGGCGTGGCGGAATTGCGCCGGGCAGCGGTGCGGCAGGCGGGATCGACGACCTCGTCGAGCAATTGTTTCGCGCACGCGGCGCGGCGGCGGTCGACCTCGACCGGCTCCGCTCGGCGAAACTGCGCGACTGGCTGCCCGACCCGTCGATCTTCCGCGACATGGACGCCGCCGCCGCGCGCATCGCCGCCGCAATCCGAGCCGCCGAACCGGTCGTGGTCTTCGGCGATTACGACGTCGACGGTGCGACGAGCGCAGCGCTGCTGATCCGGTTGATCCGTGACTGCGGCGGGATCGCCAGCGCATACATCCCCGACCGGCTGCTCGAAGGCTATGGCCCCTCGCCCGCCGCGATGGTCGCGCTGGCAGGAACTGGCGCGACGCTGATCGTCACCGTCGATTGTGGGACGCAAGGGTTTGACGCGCTCGCTGCCGCCAAAGCCGCCGGGGTCGAGGTGATCGTCGTCGACCACCATCAGGCGTCGACCGCGCTGCCCCCCGCCGTCGCCGTGGTCAACCCGAACCGCCTCGACGAGACCGAGGGCGCGGCGTTCGGCCATCTCGCGGCGGTCGGCATGGCGTTCATCGTCGCGGTCGCGGTGGTGCGGACGTTGCGCGCCGACGGTTGGTTCATCGACCGCACCGCACCCAACCTGCTCGACCTGCTCGATCTCGTCGCGCTCGGTACTGTCGCCGACGTCGTCCCGCTGACGGGACTCAACCGCGCTTTCGTCGCGCAGGGGCTGAAGGTCATGGGAGCGCGCCGCAATCTCGGTCTCGCGGCTTTGTCTGCGGTCGCTGGAATCGAGCGCGCGCCGCTCGCCCGCGATCTCGGCTTTGCGCTCGGGCCGCGGATCAATGCCGGGGGGCGGGTCGGCAAGTCCGACCTCGGCGTCCGGCTGCTGACGACGCTCGATCCCGACGAAGCCGCCACCCTCGCCGCCGAACTCGACCGCCTTAATGTCGAACGCCGCGCGATCGAAGCGGCGGTGACCGACGAGGCGGCGCTGCTGACCGACCGCACCGGCAACGCCGCGGTCGCGGTGATCGCGAGCGGTGGCTGGCACCCCGGGGTCATCGGCATCGTCGCCAGCCGCCTCAAGGACAAGCTGAAGCGCCCGGTGATCGTCATCGCGCTCGAGGCCGGTCCCGACGGCGGCATGATCGGCAAGGGATCGGGGCGGTCGGTGCCCGGGGTCGACCTCGGCGGCGCGATCCTTGCGGCGAAGGACATGGGGTTGCTGATCGCCGGCGGCGGCCACGCGATGGCGGCGGGGCTGACGATCGACGCGGCGCGGATCGACGAGCTCGCGGTGTTCCTCGACGAACGACTTGGCGGCGACGTTGGCCGGTCGAGCGGAGGCAGGGCGCTGTTCGTCGACGCCGCGCTCAGCCCGCGTGGGGTGTGCATCGAACTGACCGAAGTCCTCGATGTTGGCGGACCGTACGGCCAGGGCTGGCCCGCGCCGCGTGTCGCCAGCGGCCCATGGCGCGTCGCCAAGGTCGACATCGTCGGCGACAACCACGTCCGCGCCATCCTGACCGGCGGCGACGGCGCGCGGATCAAGGCGATGGCGTTCCGCTCGGGCGACACCCCACTCGGTCTGGCCCTCGCGAGCGCCGCCGGACGCTGGTGCTTCGTCTCCGGCCGCGTCCAGCGCGACGACTGGGGCCGCACCCCCGCGGCC